ATAATCCTAAATGGGGTTACACCCTCCTAAATCCATTTAATTCTATAAACTTAGATGGGTAAATATCGTGGGGCAATATGCCTATGGCTGCACTATTGACCTGAAAGAACAAGCATAACTATGGTTAGGATATCACTGCCAGAATCCTAGGAGGTAAAAGTTTCCAGTAGGAAAAAACAATTTCCCTTTCCTTGGAATCATGTGATGAATCAATGTGGGCGGTAGGAAGCATCACAGAACAGCAAGAGACTGACATCAGAGTAAAAATGCATGTGATATGCTCCCAACAATATCAGTAAAACTTATATTTCTGTTTCTGGAACCTTGGAGCAGtggtttttccattttttttcttactaGTCTACTACATGAAAGCACACTTAAAATTTAAGTTTAGTAACAAAAATGAATAAACTTTCACaagtttttgtgagtcaaagctcacttcatctGATAAGGAATAATTAGAACACAATTAGTTGTATTGAACTGTCCTGAGAAATACTACCTCCAGGTACTACACAAAGTCTCTGGAAGAACTTTAGTATCCAACAGGCATTAAAGGGCCATGGGCGCTGTAGCCTACCTTATGCCCACCCCTGTGCTACAGAATGTGTTTGAAAAATCTACTACAGAACTAGCTTAAATGGCAAATACAAAGTTATCAACCTAGAGTAGGGTTTTTAGTATTTGCACAAATGCTGCAGAAGCAAATCCAATGTAAGAAAAGTCTGAAATAAGTTATACTCCCATCCCCAAAATTACCCTTGACCTAcaaatgcctcttgtggcgcagagtggtaaggcagcagtcatgcagtctgaaagctctgctcatgaggttgggagttcaatcccagcagccagctcaaggttgactcagccttccatccttccgaggtcggtacaatgagtacccagcttgctggggggtaaacggtaatgactggggaaggcactggcaaaccaccccgtattgagcctaccatgaaaacgctggagggcatcaccccaagggtcagacatgactcggtgcttgcacaggggatacctttaccttttacaaatgcagcaaaatTAGGTAGGTATAAACCATGTATCATGGCATGTACCATTTCAGGTAGCTCTGACAATAAAATAactgtccagtagcacctttaagaccaactctgAGTACTCCCTTGCATTAACGATGATGccctgagctccctggaggaagggcagaatataaatgtggtAAATGCACAGGTTTCGATTGAGGAAACAGACACGAAAAGGGGTGAAACTTCAAAAGGTTTGAACTTCAatctagaatctgggagacccacgcTTTAACTCTGTCTCAGAAGCTGGCTGTATGacctttaatttaaatttaaacggGTGAACCACTGATATTGTTGGAGCCTATCACATGCATTTTGACTCTGAAGCTGTTGTGTGATGCTTCCGACCAGGTCGGCGGGAGCCCTCATCGATTTCTTAAGCCATCCGATTGATTTATCACATAATTCCGTGAGAAGAGAAACTGTTTTATCCTACAGCCCCTTATggtccaactacctcacaggattctaTTGCAGACACAAAACAGAAGAGCGATTCTGGAAACCACGTTTTGTCCCTAACGAGGAGGAAAGGAGGCGATTACGTCAGTAAGGGGCACGCGCCGGTAACCAAGAGCAGCCACAACGGCCACAAGACAAACGACGTGACGCTTGCAGCCGCCCCGCCGCGTGGCGCCCCCTCCCGTTCACTGCGTCACAATCGCCCACCGCGTGCGTTAGGCAGTTAACGAAAGACCAACGGCTCTCTAGGCTCAGTTGCTCCCTCGCTGGCCAGAGCTGAGACCGCCTCCGGCAAGCGCTTGTTTCCTCCACCTCAGTACTGACCTAGATAGAGCACGACGGGGATAAAGCCCCACCGGATAGCGAACTGGCCGCCTTTGAAGAGGTGCTGTAGCCGCTGCTTCGCCTCCTTACTCAGCTTCGGCATGGCGACGGCGCTCCCAACCCAGCAAAGGCGGAAACGGGAAGGAAAAGCCTTTCATCGCGCTCGTTCAAGGCACTTCCTGTCTCAACCCCAGCCGGGTTTCCCCTCTGATCTTTCAGCGCGGCCTATGGGCCGCCATAGAGCTGACAAGCGGATAGAGAGACACTTCTGAACAGCCATAGAGAATTTCAGCCGCAGGCGGGTTTCGACTTTTTAAAGCTCTGCGTCGGTGTAGTCGTCTCCCTTGGGGTAGCTCTTGAGATCCCGGAACATAGCCCTTGAGTTAGCGAAGGGAGTAGGCGCTTCTAGGGCAGCAGTCACGGGTGGATGTTCCCTTTCCCTGAAGGCTGGCTCTGTAAGTGCTCGTACGTAGTCGCCCCCGAGCGGAGAACACGCTTGTGAGGCGTCACACTGGAAGAGCTAAAACTGGGCTGAACGTCTTTACACGCACGGAAGTGGTATAATTCCATCTATTAGCCCCATAGGTTATGTCGTTATGACTTTAGACGTTTATGTCCCTTCCGGATAACATAACGGGATTTTCTCAGATGGTTTTTACCTCTGACAGGATATCTGGACTCACCTAAGATCAGGCGTCCGTCTTAATTCTGCCGTCTTTTGTCATCAGTGACCGGTCATGCACTTTTGGAAAGTCCACGCTATTGGCCGTGAAAACCATGCTGCCATTGTTTATCTATGCTGCCTCTCAACATGGATATGCTGCCTCTCAACATTGCCTAGCTATCATGGCTAATAGATTTTTATCCTGTTTATTTCTCGTTTTGTAATTCTATAAATGGCAGCTTTTGTGATTTTTCCCACTAGGGGTTGTTTCCCAGTTACAGAAAGCTTTACAATTCCATAAATATGAACAGATTAAAATGTAAGTGTGTAAAATGATGATGAAAACATATGCCTGCTTTGTTTTTAGATTATGCTTGTATCACATCAGTCATCTTTGCAGGTGTAATTTCTatgaaaaacagaatattttattATGGTGCTTGCTATCTGTAACTTTTATTActtacatttaattttttaaactttacctagtaaaggtaaaatctttacctttatcttcaTCTCTTTACTTGAGATGAGACGAATAGTTGTTAACTCTGTTCTCTGAATGATAGACTGGATGATGTTGCAGTCCTGTTTTTTCTGAGTTGAACAAACTTCAAACTTAAGCTTTTACTAATAATGAATCTCTTTGAACCCCTTAATCTCTTTAGTGGGCCTTTTCAAATATACCTTTTTTGGAATTAAGTAATCTGTGATAGTGATTAACTGTCCTGTTCCCATTATGGCCTAATTATCAGACAAAAGGCATTATAATTCTtaccatttccttttttttatccACCCCACTTGAATTGAGATTTTCACTAAACTATGACCCACAAGATAGCGTAGCCATTTCAGAATCCACCACTGTATATATAATAAGGGTGTTTTTTAAATCCCATTGTGCATTACTTTTGACTTACTTACATTTAATCTCATTTATCACTTGTTATCCATTCAGCCAAGATGGAGTATTGGGTATTCTTGGGTGCAATTATAGCTCTAGCTGGGTAAATGACAAAATCCTTCAATTTCTCACCAGCCATCTCTGCAGTGAAGCTAACTTCTGATGGATGATGTAGACCAGAAGGTAATCAGATATCTGTGCATGTAAATCATAttactactaggggccaagcccattgcattcaggaatacaatgggtgccagattgagggggtggggtggaagaactctgcagatagcctccccccaggacctggaaagcctgcaggcagctgttatggaactcactggcagaggcagctctcatgcgacatggatctgcagcctccaagcctcagtggaaaggggaaggaggaggcggtggtcagagggggggatggaaggcaattagctggctgctggacagacaggcaagccagttggaggaggatgaACTCAGGCGGGAcggccgccctgagtgggtgtaagccatgagacacactcctcctccaagaccttaccagaaatattaagtggaacagatgaaacTGGAATCTCAGATCATAGAAACAAAAGTTATAACTTCAGTGGGATTCTACTTATATTAAGCCAAAACAGATTTTTATATATTCTTGGGAAGAAAATATGCCATAAATCCATTTGTCCAGTGTTTTTCACAAATTGAAAATCACAAATCTATTGGGCTGGTGACATCCCACCCTATTCCTAAAGAGAAGAAAGTCTATAAGTATGGGGCCTTAGAGTTCCTGTCTTTGCAGTCCTTCCAGTTAGAAAAATATCATCTAGATTCGTATACCACCCTCCTGAAGTTGGTTCAGGGCGTTGAACaacatatataaatacataaacataatacaataataattgtTCTCATTAAAATCTAAACATGATTTTACAGGTATTGAAAGCATCTAAGCAtctaataatacaataataaataagataaaatttGTTCTCATTAAAATGTAGATATATTTTGCTCAAGTATTATTAAAAGCATCTAAAACTGACTTAAAGCGGCTGTCTGGTCATAGTTGACTACATCTCCCCCCAGATGGTTTTCTGGTAGGGTATTCAGGGGGCAGAGGAAGTCACTTCAGTGTTAGGGGAGTTATTTTAAGTATTGTCCTGTCACTCTGGGAGGCTTATGTACCTTACTGTTCAACATCCAGTTAAGGAGAACCACTTACTATCTGCTGATCATCAATTGGAAGGTCATATCCACCATGAAAATTtagatttcaaattttaattataCAGAGCATGCATGAATTTAGTGAAGCTGACTCACTAACTAGCAGGATGTTGCCTTTTCTTCCTTGTATTAAGTTGTATTTGAATGAAAAAATGAGTATCGAACTCTCACATGTGCCTCCCACGGGGCAGCTGTAGCATAAGGAAATGCGAGTCACCAAGAACAAACAAGTAAAAAGACACTATAAAATTGTTGTACTAAAATAACATTTAGCTGAGATACATACATACACCCCCCTCTTGCATGCACACCTTAATGTGGAAAGGGGGTTTGTGTGTGTCAGCAAAGCTGAGAGTAATGCtgtaataaaatgaagttcaacagggacaaatgtaaagttctgcatttaggtaggaaaaaccaaatacaccaatacaggatggggaagccttgtcttggcagtagcatgtgtgaaaaggatctaggagtcttactaaaccatacattgaacatgagtcaacagttaACTGGATTTTTAGCATGAACTGCTTGAAATAAACAATGAATCCAATAGCAcccataagaccaacaaagttttattcaaggtatgcgcttttgtgtgcatgcacacttccatgCACACAAGgttcatgagagtacagatacatagaaaaggtaaattagtggcaaattagaaaactgtcatagtatccaaattatgccatatgagaattctttgctaaaacagccaatcagtctttttgagttcagttgtagttcacaaaaacattggagaaataaaactgtccatgttagtaattaatggcaggcactttcccagttgtgaaaataaatgattaaaagagactagttgctggccccatctgtctccacccaagcagggaagcatccctgcaagtgacaagctgtgctggcaagttatatcgtcctgagaccagagagctaGATTCaaaattacatattactaacatcacattatagTCACAttgtccaaaataaaataaaaagtagaaGGAATTGCTTGAAATAAAAACTGCTAACTTATTGTGGGGCCAGGGGAATGGGAAAAGTGATACCAGTCTGGCTGGTTCCTTGAAAGCACATATTTAGAAATGTTAAATTGTTGCATCATTTCTTGCTAGCATATGTTTGGAGATAGGTTAAAAATGGTGTCCCATTTTAGGCTATAAAGTTCTGCTCTGAAAGCTATAAAATTCTGCCCTCAAAAGATGTAAAATTATGCTCTACATGGAAGTGGGAAATTTATAaaaactgccctgagtccatatggggaggggtggtatagaaatatgatgatgatgctcTTGATAGGTCATTGTTATTTGAAGCTAAGACATATGAATTTGAAATATGTGTTTAAAAAGACTaactgaagtgtgttgtaaaaataaagataaatccacataacaaaattaaaaatgttaatcttgggtttctttcttttcctttggcaGATTCTGTAATAAAAGGTGTAGATTTATGAAACAGCCACATTGCCTCTGGCTAAAGGTATATCACATGAgtacttgtttatttttgaacACACCTTTGGCTTAAATGTTTCTGTCAGTGTCATTAAAAGTGGACTATCTGGCCAAAGATGAAAAACATGATCTGATTGTGGATACCTCAGTAGAGTGTTACACAGAAGTCTGATGGTTTAAAGGATTTTCTGAGGCCAGAAATGGCACTAAAAGAGACTTGATTTTAAAAGCACCTGTACAATTATTTCCACTGATGATGCTTCTAGACACATATAGATACTTGTTTTTCTGAGAAACCTAGTTGTTGTGGAACAGTATTTAGTCcatgatttaaaaaatacaattgcACTATATGCTGTAAAACACTTCACTGTTAATTCTTACAGAATTCAGGAATATTTTGCCCTAAGAATTGTTCATTAACAGATGTTATACGAATTGTCAGCCTAATGCATCTTAATAGTTACACCTGTTATAACCTAGGTATGTTTGAGAAATGTGTGTTTCTGTTTCCCTTTCACAAATTCCTCCTGTGAATCTTCTggttccattttaaagtgtttcaGAATTATAGGAGTTAATTCAAAGATGTGGGAAGGGAAACTGACAGGACATTGGTAAATACCTCACTGAATTGCAGCAGCCATGACAGTATGAATTGATGGGATTGACATTCCAAACTGCAGTGCCTTTAGATTAGCAAGTAGATGGGATTTGCTTCCAAATAAATATGATCAAGTTCAGCTGTAATCTATTAGGCATGTGCGCTTTGGACCGCTCTGGTCGAATAGTCTCTGAAGCAGGGCTGCTTCGTAGGCAGATTGACCAAATACGGTCTGAAGTGGAAAATCTCATAAGAAAGAGCTGAAGCGGtcatccaaagcagtggtccccaacctgcgggctgtggcccggcgccgggccgtgaaggccatggcaccgggccacggctcctactctccgccccccccaccgcagtaaaaaacttcccgggccacaagcttgcggcccgggaagcttcttactgcggggagggcggggagagggaatcaggcccgtgggcgcagcccgatgcgtgggcgcggcccgatgcgtgggcatggcccgcgcaggcgcggtccccgcgggcgcggcccgatgccctgcgggtccccagcctaataaaggtttgggaccactgatcCAAAGCGCTTGTTAGCGTTTCGGACAGCGgctgtttaaattttaaagggaaacagacGGGGGAACTGCTTCGCATTCCTGCTGTTTTTTCTGCTCTGTATTTGAAGGGCtgcaatatagaggatggagcacagttgttctctcttgctccggatggacggaccagaaccaatgggatgaaattaattccaaagaaattccatctaaacatccggaagaagttcctgacagagcggtttctcagtggaacaagcttcctcgggaagtggtgggttctccatctttggaaatttttaaacagaggcttgatagacatctgacggagaggctgattctgtgaaggctcaaggggatggcaggttacagtggatgagcgatagggttgtttgtgtgtcctgcatagtgcagggggttggactagatgacccatgagatccctttcaactctatgattcctacCTTCGCCTGAGTTTCTCCAgggcaaaggggaggagggagggatgcaGACCAATGGCCGGACACCCTGGAGGagcccagccaatcattgcaatgcattctGCATCTGCAAATTAATTGCAATGATGACTCACAGCTTGCAAAGCTTGCTTGCTGCAAGTTAGCAAGTTGACGGGAGGCTCAGGGGAAAATTAGCCTATAGGGAGGCAGGTTTGCACCGGGGACATTTCTTGGCCGATCATAGGTTTTTCCTGAGTTTGCCTGAGGGACTACTGATCATTTTTTCCTCTCGCTTTCTCActtttcatcttcctcttcttaatcacactTTACTTGACCTCACATTTTCAAACAAAACTATTccttgggtttctgtgggtggcgTGGGGTCTGGGGGTGCTTGGGGttcactgtttttttccccccttatgtttatttcttcttttttctctggCTGAATGCTGTTGTTGCCTTGGGGGcagcactgtttgtttgtttcttcatgGGGTGCTGTTGGTCcttacaattttttaaagatttgattCAGTGTTGTTTTTGTGGTGGGTGTTGCCCGCTTTTGGGTGGCCCACTgctctgttgctgctgttgtggcctgggggggggcacgtATTGTTGTGCCTGGTTCTGAGTGCTGTTGTTAGAATTTAAAGTtttaatctgttttcccagggttgttgttgttgtggtacTGTAGTTCCCTAGGTGGGTGGCCTGCTGCTCTACTCTGGTTTACTGCTGttgttgcttgttgttgttgtagccTGAGGGGCATTGTTTGGTTCTTCTTGCGGTGCCCAGTTAGGATTTCCCCTCTAAATAGGCACTAAATGAGAGTAtttcaggaaatattttaaagttcATATGCACATTATAGGAGCCAGGTTTGAAGACAGTGGTTGAATGATGAgcacttggtgtggtggttaaaggtGGTGGCCTGTGACctgtagagctgggtttgattctccatcccAGTGTTCAATGTGTGGATATATGGGAGGCTTTGTCtaactcctgccagagctgttctcacagagcagttctgtcagagctctctcagggtgtctggcaggaaggaaaaggtgattgtacgccactttgagactcccttgggtagtgaaaagaggggtataaaaacagcagcCAGTCTTCCTCTTCACTGttctttttttgttggggggggagcgGGAAGGCCTATGATGatgggagcatggattaagcgcttaggccaccctgagctcctccactgaagGAAAGTAGGGTTGATGCACACGCTGATCCTACTGAgaaggaaggtgtccatgtgacactaccctccccttgctttctgaggcttcccCGGGGCTAATGGACTTTCTGCTGGTGTGAATTTGTTCTGTCCACCAACTGCCCCCACACGCCAGTAGCAGAAACTCCCCCCTCTCTGATGTGGTGTTTGGTGGGCctccaggttccccctggaggcTGACCCTAGTGGTACTAGTGGTGCTGTGAGACATTGGTAggcaccccccctcctctccaggggaacccagatGAGCTCTGAGTAGACTTGAGTgagtctccagttctcacctggaggctgacacccaagCATTGCTTGGGCAGCCAGCCACAGCTGTCCCCTGCAGATCTGGCATGCAATGACCCTTTTCCCCCAGGTGATGGGAACTGCTCTCTATGTGAAGATGAGCAGCTaatcctgtttattcccatcatctcattcatggagggtggcatctgcatgctagacCTGAGAATGAGAGAGTCCCTCCCTGCTTTGCCAATTTTCAGGTTTACAAAGTTTCCATAGcccgagtgtgtgtgtgtgtgtggggggggggggtgagttagaggctccaaactttcagggtagatcCGGGTGCCTCTTCTCTGACTTCCCtccaagtttcaggaagattggacTAGTGGGTCCAATTGTAGGGACTacccatcctacctccattatatcccATGATGTGAAAAAATAAACTCTGTTATGATCATAAATCCTCGCCATTGGAAATAATGGCCCATTATGTCCtatgggagcctcttgtggcgcagagtggtaaggcagcgatatgctgtctgaagctgtctgcccatgaggttgggagttcgatcccagcagccggctcaaggttgactcagccttccatccttccgaggtcggtaaaatgagtacccagcttgctggggggtaaatggtaatgactggggaaggcactggcaaaccaccccgtattgagtctgccatgaaaacgctagagggcgtcaccccaagggtcagacatgacccggtgcttgcacaggggatacctttacctttagctttatgTCCTATGGTGAAAATTCAAGATCAGAATAGTCTATTTTTTCTCATTATTcgatataatggaggtaggatgggcACCctatttgggagcccctagaattagaccccctggtccaatctgctccttttcctcccccccatgcTCACAAACAACaccaactacccccctccccctaagGCCCCTCCCCACGACGACGCTCCAAACGAGACACacatgcacccacacacacacattcatgcacCCACCCACCGCTAAATACCCCCCTTGCCCCCCATACCCCTTCCCATGCCACCACCGCCACCGCCGCTTCCAGCACAACACACACGcaaccacacacacatgcaagcacCCACCCCTCGCTAAccccccttgcccccagactCCTTCGCACCCTGCCACCACTTACAccaggacacacacacaaccacacacacacatccacgcACCCACCCATCTCTAAcacccccccctcgccccaaaaCCCCTTCCCACGCCGCTGCCACGCTGCCACGGCCGCCGCCGTCCCCGCACTTCCCATCCCCATcccgcccgtccctttccccgcccAAACAACGCTCGCCCCGCGCCTCCTTACCTTTCCCCCGTCCTCTGCCTCCaggcctctttccttcctttcctctagcGCCGCGGCTATGCCGTGTGGCCGCCACCATAGTGctagactgaaccaggcatgcacggCCTCCCACACATGCCTGGTtgcccaccccagccccaccccacccctccaccacACATGCGCGGTCTCCCACGCAAGCGTTCCTGCCCTCCCTGTTGCCGCGGCGTGCCACCCACCCCACAGCCGCAACACTTCTGCCCCGGCCCGCCGCCTCCACAATGACGCCTCCCCACGCCTATGTGTGGGGAAACGAGAACGGCCAACGCCCCACCTCGCACGCCTACCCAGCCACTCCCGCCCACAGCTCCACGGCTGCGCTGTCTCAACCTCAACCATCCAAACGCGAGTGAGTGGCCCACATGCTCCGCCTCCCGTTCTTTTCCGCCGCCGTGCTACACACTTTCGCCAGGGTCATTGCCACATGTTCGGGTGCGAGAGTGGCTGTGCCCGGCCGTCTCCCTAACCcctactcccctttcaaagcccatttttataaatgggctttgaaactagtatataaCTAATTGCAACATCATATAAACATGCAATCTTATATTTACTAGTTTGTGTTTATCTAATATATCCAGTCTACAAATATAGTTGTATAATTTAATGGAAAATGGCATATTCCACTTGATTTCAATGACTGTTAATTCCTTTCTTTCAATAGGCTGCGTGAATTACAGGATAAATGAAGACACACATTTTCTTGTAAAAAGGTATTTTAAAACAGGATCTACCTTTCTCACTACaaaaattttttaaacaaatgcacTTGAAAAGGTATGATTCAAGTGGGGGACCTACATGAACCCCATTCCAAACAATTTCCCATTTCCTGAAAGTCTTTTCTCTTTTCCAACCACCATCTAACCTTCCTTATCGGTTTCTCCTTGCCTTTAAGCATCTACCTGGAAAAACTATGGTCCAGTTATGCTATGAAAAACCTGCAAGGACTTATGgaagcatctcatttccccctgtatcctCTTCCCCATACTATTTCCTTTTTTCATTCTCTTGGTAACTCTGTATattctcctttccacccactcaGCCATCCcaccttttatctgccccctcATCAAACTCCATAAAAACCCTGGAAAGTGCTCTGCCTCCTcccttttattgacagaaacaAGGCTTCAAGGGTGACAATACTatgtggttgcttagcaatagccactgaaggcatttgtttcttaaacatATATTCTATTATTTAGAGGGTTTTATTTAGAGGGTATGCCCATCAATGCTTGCAGGGCTGTTTTCCAATTtgagtattattttttttaagaagtgaAAACTTGTGGCATTGTTTAGGTTTGTAAAAACATCTGACATGTATTCATGGCTCTGaattctggatttaagtatctataGATTCGGCCATGTTAAGAGATAGACAGATGATGTTCTAATAATAAAACACTGgttatggcttttaaaaataattaaacagcACAGCCTGAGTGAAAACAAACTCTTAATTATATGTGGCAAGTAAAACTATGAAAAAGGAAAGGCTTTCTAAATGTTGAGCGTGGTCTTGTGTTGTGGTAACCATCAACCATATTTATTAGTTGAGTTAATTAGTATTTAATCCCTACTAAATCTCTTCACATGAATACCTCATTGCAGATAATCTGTAATTTCAAGAGGCAGTGTGTGTAAATTATCTTTTCCTTATCTACAACATGTATTGGTTGAGAATCatagccattttattttttagaaaataCTCTGAACTTTTAGTTAACATTGGGGGAAGTGTTCAGTTATGTAGTAGGAAATCAGACAGAAAAGACCATCTTTTGCTGTAAAAAATCCAAAATGTAACCTTCCacttttatatattaaaatgagATGCATTTTTTCATTTCAAATTGACTGTATAACAATGGCAAACTTTAATATATTTAGTTGCTAAGAGCATAAATATGGGGGCTTCA
This Paroedura picta isolate Pp20150507F chromosome 11, Ppicta_v3.0, whole genome shotgun sequence DNA region includes the following protein-coding sequences:
- the TOMM7 gene encoding mitochondrial import receptor subunit TOM7 homolog, which translates into the protein MPKLSKEAKQRLQHLFKGGQFAIRWGFIPVVLYLGFKRGADPGMPEPTLLSLLWG